The Alistipes sp. ZOR0009 nucleotide sequence GTGGCTGCTACCTGCCATTTTGTTCATGCTACTCGACAAGTTGTGGCTGCTACCTGACATTTTGTTCATGCTACCCAACAAGTTGTGGCTGCTACCTGACATATTATAAGTTTTTTACAAGACTATACTCGCCTTCCTTTTCTGCAAACAGTATTTTACACCAGCCCCTTAGGTTATACTCTATCAACGTGCAAAAGCTGCGAAGCTGCAACACCTTTTATTTTCCCTTGTACGCTACAAAAAGAGTTGAGGTAGTACAAAACCGCAATATTTTACAATTTATTCGAAAGGCAGCAGGCTAGCTTTGTGGCATTAAAAAAAAGAAAACGCAATGAGCACAAATCCTTTTTGTAATGGTTCCCTTTTCGTAAACGGGGAATCAATCGACATAGAAAAGCTTACATGGAACGAGCATCCTACGTTTAAAGGTGTATTTTTGAAGCATTTAATTAGGGGAGATAGCACCAACAACCAGCTAAGCTGCCATTTGGTGCGAGTAGATGCCAGCTGCGAGCTGATGTTTCATAGCCATGCGGGGAAATCGGAGCTACACGAGGTTATTGCTGGAGCAGGAGAATGCACCATCGACACGGAAACGGTTAGCTACCGCCAAGGAACGGTATCGTTTATACCCGCCGACAAAAATCACTCGGTAAAAGCAGGTAAAGAGGGGCTACTGCTGCTCGCCAAATTCTTCCCAGCTCTATTGTAGATACGCCATGAGAAACGAACAGGAGAAAATTATCAGCTTTAATGTGGATGCGCTCGATGGCGTTTCCGTAGTTCATGGATACGGCATTACCAATACTTTTCCTGTTCATTTCCACGCCTCATTTAATCTTGGAATGGTGGAGAGCGGCGAGCGCGAATTTTTTTACAGAGGAGTAAGGCAGCGACTCAAAGCGGAGGATATCTTCGTAGTACAACCCTTCGAGCCTCACAGCTGCTGCTCGATAAGCGGTGTTGGCCAAAGCTACAAAGTACTAACCTTTAATGCCGACTACTCGCTCTTCTTCCCGCAGCTAACCATCAACAGCCCAGCGCTACTTGCGCTACTTAAGGAGTTTCACGCCATAGCCGAATACGAGAAGGCATCTCCAAAAACAGAGGAACTCTATTGTCAGATCATAGAGCTGCTAAAAAGCTACGCGAGCCCAAATACGGCATCCCCCACAAGCAGCAGCAACACCAACCAAATACTCCGAGCAAAGCAGCATATCGAAAAAAGCTGCCACCTCGAGCTATCGCTAAAGGAGATGGCCGAGGTTGCTTGCATGAGCGAATACCACTTCAACAGGTATTTTCATCGGCAGTATGGCCTATCGCCCTACGCCTACTACCTGGTATGCAAGGTAAAGAAGGCACAACGGATTCTTACCGCTCATAAATCGGTCGCGTCTGCCGCCTTCGACACTGGCTTTTTCGATCAAAGCCACTTCTCCAAGCTATTTAAAAAGCATGTTGGGGTACCACCCGGAAAATTTCTAAAGGATAACCGCCTACATCACCTCAACGACAGGTAACCCTACCTGTTCGGTAGCAGATGGATAAAAGAAAAACAGAAATTAAGTAGGTTAAGAAGTATTGGCTGTAACAATACATCAATAAGATAAAAAAAGGCTTCATCAGCCTTTCGTTATCCACAAATTACTCTTAAGTTTCTAAAGTTTTATACCCGTTTACAACTCGGATTATTGCCCAAAAAGATGCTAACGTAAGTAGCAAGCCAACAGCGTAAGCCACAAAAGTTCCAACCCACATAGAGAGGGTAAAAAAATCGCCATAAGAGGCAAAAATAAATCCAGAATAGTTACTTACAATGTCGTAGGTAGGGCTAAATACCAGTAACATGAGGAGCAATCCCTCTAAAAATCGATTCGTAAACCATCTCTTTCGAAAAAGGTAGTAGCCCATAACCAGAAATACAACATCCCGTAAATAAGGCATAAGAGTGGAAACTAAAGTTTGTATGCCGTTTTCAAACGACGAGTCGACGTATGCTGTTTTAAAATCCCCCTTAAGAAAAGCAGGGAATAGCTGATAATTGCGAATGGACGCACCTGCCATCCACGAGCCTAAAAGATGGCATACCTCATGCAGAAATGCATATGTTAAGATCCATATTGAATATAGTAGTATCAAATAAATAGCATACCGTTTTACGCTCAGCCTACATTGCTGGTAGTATAAAACTAGCGGCAACACGACTAGCAAGGCGATCTCTACTGTATTAATCACATTTAACATGGAGAAACAGCATTATTAGGTAAGCCAAGATAGTAAATCTTATATCAAAAAAAGAGCCACCTCATAAAGAGGCAGCCCCGTGGCGTTTACATAATACAAGCAGACATGCTAAAAAAACTAAATCGGTATACCTGCGGACTACCGTCCCTCCTACTTAAAGACAACTCCTGAGTCCATATTAACCACACCTAGGTTGGCATAGCGCAACAGGGTCAGAAATCCGATCCGAGCCACCTTCTGCATCTTTATGTAGTCTATCTTATCGGGCGTATCGGTAGGCTGATGGTAGTCGGTATGCCAGGCGGTCATCCACCCCATAAATGGGATCTTATACATCGAGAAGGGACCATGATCGCTACGGCTACCGGGTCCACCAGTTGTTGGCCTAGCGCGTAAGCTAAGCGGATTTCCCATTTGCGCGTTCAGCTTCAGGGTTTCGCTTTTAATGGTGGTGTCTTTATCATAGAAGAAGAAGGAGGCCTCACGGCTAAGGGTATCCTTAGGAAGGCTACGCCCAATCATATCGTAGTTTATATACATCATGGTATTGGCCATAGGAACATAAGGATTGCGGGTATAGTAGGTCGATCCCCAAAGCCCCTTCTCCTCGCAGGTCCAAAGCCCAAAAACAATGGATACCTTAGGTTTGATGCCCGACTCCTTAAAAGCCTTGGCAATGGTAAGTACCCCTACCGTACCCGAAGCGTTATCGTCGGCACCAGGATATAGCGTCGACCCCCAAAGTCCATAGTGGTCGTAGTGGGCGCCCACCACCACGCAGCGGGTAGTATCCTGCCCCTTAATAACCCCAACCACGTTGCGCACCTTACACACCTCGCCCGAGGCATCGCCAGCAATACGAATGTTTGCCTTGGTAGCCACGGCCTTTTGGTTTAGATTTGCGGGTGCAGACTCCACGTTAATGCCTGCCAATGCACTTCTTAAATAGACCCTCGACACGTTAAAGGATAACGGCTGGGCAGAAAGGGTATCAGCTGGTAATCCCAAAATATCTTCGGCTACGCTGGTTGCCTTGCCCAAATGCGGAATAGTATTGCCCACCTCCGATTCGCTCATCACAAAAATAACAGCAGCGGCACCTCTACGCTTTGCCTCGCTCTCGGTGTTGGCTAGCACCTTCGCTTTCTCCTGATAAGAAAGCTCCTTTGTTCCAAAAACCGCATTCTTCAGATGCTCCTCGGTAAACGGATGCACCACCAGCACCTTACCCCTCACATCCATCTTTCCGTACGAGTCGATGCCGTACTGGGGAAGGTAAAGTCCGTAGCCAGCATATACAGCCTGACCATCTATCCGGAAGCTACCCTGTACCCTACGGCTACGTATGTAGTAGTCGACATTGGGAGTTGGCATAGCCACATTCCCTCCGTAGGCTATTTCCATTCGCTCGTTGGTAGGATGGGCGTATCGTATAAGGTTGAAGGTTTGAAAGTAGCTGTTACCATCGCCTGCAGGCTGAATTCCGTATACGCCCAGCATCGAGGCTATGTAGTCGGAAGCAAGCATTGCCCCCTTTTCGGTGCTATAGCGCCCCTCCATCCAATGCGAAGCCAGAAAATCTTCCTGAGCCTTCAACGTTCCTACAGTAATGGCATCCATTCCACGCTGTATGGCAGATGTCTGTGCGCTTGCCCCCCAAGCAGAGGTTACCAGCAAGGCGGTAATTCCTATAAAATTCCTTAGCGGTTTCATTTAAACACGATAGGTTAAGTTTAACTTTTATCAGACTAGCAAGATTTAGACAAGCGCACTCCCAAAAACTAGCGGGTCGAATTAACTTAATTTGCTATTAACTAAATGTCTAAACAAGAGCAATCTCATTAATTCGGCATCCATCAACGGCTTACCAGAGCCAAGCTACATACACATTGCTGCCGCTAAAGAGATCGTTACACACCAGTAGGCCAACAATATTATCTCAACAGGTTGCAAGCGGCTGCCGTATCGCTATCTTTGAAGTACAACAGCCAAAAGGCGCACGTAAAGAGGCAACCTATTAAACATCGTACAGAACATGAAGCTAAAGTTAACCACCTTGGCGCTCTGCATTGCCGTAGCCACCAGCGTATCGGCACAGAAAAAGAAAACTCCCATTATGGGATGGAGCAGCTGGAACCATTTTCGAATCCACATCAACGAGCAGCTCATACGCGAGCAGGCTGATGCGCTTGTATCATCGGGCATGAAAAAGGCTGGATACAGCTACATCAACATCGACGATGGCTACTTTGGCGGTCGAGATGCCAGCGGCAAGCTCTTTGCCGACAGCGCTAAATTCCCTAGCGGCATGGCAAATTTAGCCCGCTACATCCATAGCAAGGGGCTTAAAGCGGGTATTTATACCGATGCAGGCAGCAGCACCTGCGGTTCCATTTGGGATAACGACAAAA carries:
- a CDS encoding cupin domain-containing protein; its protein translation is MSTNPFCNGSLFVNGESIDIEKLTWNEHPTFKGVFLKHLIRGDSTNNQLSCHLVRVDASCELMFHSHAGKSELHEVIAGAGECTIDTETVSYRQGTVSFIPADKNHSVKAGKEGLLLLAKFFPALL
- a CDS encoding AraC family transcriptional regulator produces the protein MRNEQEKIISFNVDALDGVSVVHGYGITNTFPVHFHASFNLGMVESGEREFFYRGVRQRLKAEDIFVVQPFEPHSCCSISGVGQSYKVLTFNADYSLFFPQLTINSPALLALLKEFHAIAEYEKASPKTEELYCQIIELLKSYASPNTASPTSSSNTNQILRAKQHIEKSCHLELSLKEMAEVACMSEYHFNRYFHRQYGLSPYAYYLVCKVKKAQRILTAHKSVASAAFDTGFFDQSHFSKLFKKHVGVPPGKFLKDNRLHHLNDR
- a CDS encoding M28 family peptidase, which translates into the protein MKPLRNFIGITALLVTSAWGASAQTSAIQRGMDAITVGTLKAQEDFLASHWMEGRYSTEKGAMLASDYIASMLGVYGIQPAGDGNSYFQTFNLIRYAHPTNERMEIAYGGNVAMPTPNVDYYIRSRRVQGSFRIDGQAVYAGYGLYLPQYGIDSYGKMDVRGKVLVVHPFTEEHLKNAVFGTKELSYQEKAKVLANTESEAKRRGAAAVIFVMSESEVGNTIPHLGKATSVAEDILGLPADTLSAQPLSFNVSRVYLRSALAGINVESAPANLNQKAVATKANIRIAGDASGEVCKVRNVVGVIKGQDTTRCVVVGAHYDHYGLWGSTLYPGADDNASGTVGVLTIAKAFKESGIKPKVSIVFGLWTCEEKGLWGSTYYTRNPYVPMANTMMYINYDMIGRSLPKDTLSREASFFFYDKDTTIKSETLKLNAQMGNPLSLRARPTTGGPGSRSDHGPFSMYKIPFMGWMTAWHTDYHQPTDTPDKIDYIKMQKVARIGFLTLLRYANLGVVNMDSGVVFK